From the genome of Hyla sarda isolate aHylSar1 unplaced genomic scaffold, aHylSar1.hap1 scaffold_273, whole genome shotgun sequence:
attggtctaatGTGTCCTCTGTGCTACTCACTGATCTTTGTCCTCTGAACTAGTATCCCGTTTATGTTAGTGTTCTGTGTATCATATTTCTGTTTCTTTTCTGTTATTGCcatctactccttttgtggagtggggtgtccattttgtttctgttctgtgtgaacagtgtcctatgttcctgataagtttagtgtttaaaggggtactccactggaaagcttttttttttaatcaagtggtgtcagaatgttaaacagatttgtaaattacttctatttaaaaaatcttaatccttctattacttatcagctgctttatgatccacaggaagctcttttctatttgaatttcctttctgtctgactacagtgctctctgctgacacctctgtccattttaggaactgtccagagccagagaggtttgctatggggatttgctccttctctggacagttcataaaatggacagaggtgtcagcagagagcactgtggtcagactggaaagaacttaaaaaagaaaagaatttccaggggatcatacagcagctgttaagtactttaaggttaggatttttaaatagaagtactttacaaatcagtttaactttctggcaccaattgataaaaagaaatgttttccagtggagtatccctttaacattcagttcttctgttcatcccctgtaTTTCCTGGTTTCTGTTTTTTTCATTCTATACCTTGTCAAATTCATTTATTCACATTTGCCGTATGTCAGGATTCCAGTTTCTGAACTGTTTGTTATTACAATATATTCTGCTCTGTCTGCCTGTATATAATCTGTCTTGTATATCTGCTTGTTTGGTAGGTTTCCCGTTATGTCTCTGGCCTGTGaccaactatgtatattatttgtttttacgcccacTGAACTTTAGCCCAGGAAGGGACTGGCACCGTGGTTGTTGATCCGccatttagggcggatgggcatgtaggcagggagagtgtatacagggacagcttagggctcactctccctgtccacccccggtcATGATAATTATCATCTATGGACTAAGAAAAATTTTGTGGCATAGTAAACAGTCGAAGTCCATACCTATATTTTCAGGATGTAAAGAAAttggaatattcatcagatgggcgggcatagcgctgTGTATAGAGGAGGCAGGGGGGCTCAGCAAGCAGCTGTTTGCCTGTACTAtatcccagtgtattgggtttagtgcgggtgaccagCCTGTCTGTTTACTTAAAAACACTTACTGACCAATCATCTGTTCCTCACCTTACCAATTTGCCAAATACCGTCCACCAAGTGAAACAGGTTAGATTGTAAATTGGGTGTACAACAGGCCCTTTATACTGCAGAACTCCACCCCCAGCTAACAAGGATGTTCTGTCCAGGTTGTTCACAGCTGAAACAaccaataaagggggggggggcacccaatGATTATTATTTATCTCAaaccataataataaaaaagcatggggtccccctgctactcacaaccAGCCATAAACCAACCAAGCAGCAGCTGCCTAGTATTACAATGGCAGGAAAGGGCATTTATTTTGTCCCTTTTTACCCCAATTACACCATACCTCGACCATTATATGACGGTACCCACGGTACCAAGCTGGCACTCAGTTATTTCTGTAGATAGGCAGTAGATATAGGGGTGGCAGGAGATAAGGGctcaaggtttttccgtttttgcatttttgttttttccttcttacctttaaaaaatcataactctttcaattttgcacctaaaaatccatattatgccttatttttttgtgccaccaattctactttgtaatgacatcagtcattttacccaaaaatgtacggcggaATGGGAAAAaacatcattgtgcgacaaaattgaagaaaaaacgccattttgtaactcttggggcttccgtttctgcacagtacaatttcggaaaaaatgaccccttctctttattctgtaggtccatacggttaaaatgatctcctacttatataggttggatattgtcggacttctggcaaaaaatcataactacatgcaggaaaatgatacATTTaagattgtcatcttctgacccctataacttttttattcttccgcttatggggtggtatgagggctcatttttttcaccgtgatctgaagtttttgcggtatcatttttgtattgatcgaacttATTTAtcatgaccaaaaatacactattttggacttttgaattttttttacgtgtacgccattgatcgtgcggtttaattaatgatatatttttataatttggacatttccgcatgtgtcgataccatatatgtttatatttatttacacagtttagattttttttaaatgggaaaattcaaacttttattagggaaggggttaaacattttttttcaatgttatagctctcataggggactataacactgtacacactgatcttttacataggAAATAGtgatgctcgcgaatattcgcaattcgaattttaattgcgaatatcgcatattattatctgagtgtttgaaccgtgggaactaggctaatggggtaccaaatatgggtattggggttaattgaaactggatgtaatgtgtaaggctgggtatttatcaaaacctgtccagaggaaaagtttcagagttgcccatagcaaccaatcagatcgcttccttcattttttagaggccttttcaaaaatgaaagaagcaatttgattggttgctataggcaactcagaaacttttccactggacaggttttgataaatctcccccatagggggagatttatcaaaacatgtgcaaaggaaaagttgtccagttgcccatagcaaccaatcagatcacttctttgattttgcagatgccttgtgaaaaatgaaagaagcgatctgattggttgttatgggcaactcagtagattttccaggaaagtaaagtttaaccacaacactgtaaccctCCGTctcaccccgggactcgaaccaccGCATGGTCTCCAATACACTGTACTGCCGAAACCCTCctacttatcttacagttttacatacaatGAGATCCCCattgaccacaatgggcctatgggCCTAATGGTTTCaacgggcaaaaaatcacagagttaatgtacTAGCCCATAAGTTCCctataaagaagggagggctcaaaatTTGCGGATCTGCACATATGCCCagatattttcacatatgcgcatatattgttgcatatgtgcataaaaaagcgaatataatgaatatgcaaatttcacgaatatatgatgaatattcatccatatattcgtgaaatatcgcaaattcgaatatggcctatgccgctcatcactaataggaaaccattgatcaatgattcacaCACTCACGCAGTGTCCAGCTCACCACTCCCCGTCTCAGTGCACGGAAACGTGTGGACTCCACGTACAAATGCAAACTTGACAAGaaaggaaagtccagcactgcaggtccaaagcaaggaagccgttttattgtataagaacacacggacaccaaacgtggatcacaagtgacgcgtttcggcgagctctatcgccttagtcgtacgactaaggcgatagagctcgccgaaacgcgtcacttgtgatccacgtttggtgtccgtgtgttcttatacaataaaacggcttccttgctttggacctgcagtgctggactttcctttcttgtcaaaattgatcaatgattctgccgcttgactgctcatgccttgatgtcaggcactgagcattcattcggcgatgggACAACAGTAGGGAGGTAAGGGaatctcctgctgtcctacagctgttcaggattttgcagcggcggtcccgaagagccccctgagctaacccgcaatgttttactttcactttagacgctgtgttcaactttgaatgtcgcatctaaagggttaatagcgtgcggcaaagcgatcagtgccgcgcgatattagccacgggtcccggccgttgttagaggacgggcccgacccgctatggctgaggtaaccccttaaggaccaggccattttacaccttaggactcggccattttttgcacatctgaccactgtcactttaaacattaataactctggaatgcttttagttatcaatctgattcagagattgttttttcgtgacatattctactttaacttagtggtaacattttttggtaaattgcatcctttcttggtgaaaaatcccaaaatttgatgaaaaatttgaaaatttagcatttttctaactttgaagctctctgcttgtaaggaaaatggatattccaaatcctttttttttaattcacatatacaatatgtctactttatgtttgcatcataaaattgatgagtttttacttttggaagacaccagaggcttcaaagttcagcagcaattttccaatttttcacaaaatttccaaactcactattttttggggaccagttcaggtttgaagtggatttgaagggtcttcatattagaaataccccacaaatgaccccattataaaaactgctccccccaaagtattcaaaatgacattcagtcagtgttttaaccctttaggtgtttcacaggaatagcagcaaagtgagaaaaggagaaaattctcaatttccattttttacactcgcatgttcttgtagacccaatttttgaatttttacgaggggtaaaaggagaaaatgtatacttatatttgtagcccaatttctctcgagtaagcacatacctcatatgtctatgtaaagtgttcggcgggcgcagtagagggctcagaagggaaagagcgataaggggattttggagagtacgtttttctgaaatggtttttggggggcatgttgcatttaggaagcccctatggtgccagaacagcaataaaaaaaacacatggcatactattttggaaactagaccccttgaggaacgtaaaaaggaataaagtgagccttaataccccacaggtgtttcacgacttttgcatatgtaaaaaaaaaaaccactaaaatgtgtgttttcccccaaatttcacatttttgcaagggttaatagcagaaaataccctccaaaatttgtaaccccatctcttcagagtatggaggtaccccataagtggacctgaagtgcactacgagcgaactacaatgctcagaagagaaggagtcatatttggctttttgagagcaaattttgctcggggggcatgtcgcatttaggaagcccctatggtgccaggacagcaaaaaaaaaaacacatggcataccattttggaaactagaccccttgaggaacgtaacaaggggtacagtgagcatttaccccccactggtgtctgacagatctttggaacagtgggctgtacaaaatgtttaatttgcgcagcccactgttccaaagatctgtcagacaccagtggggtgtaaattctcactgcacccctcattacattccgtgaggggtgtagtttccaaaatggggtcacatggttttttttaatcttttttttgcgtttgtcaaaaccgctgtaacaatcagccacccctgtgcaaatcacctcaaatgtacatggcgccctctcccttctgggccttgtagtgcgcccccagagcactttgcgcccacatatggggtatctctgtagtcgggagaaattgcattacaaattttggggggcttttttcccttttacctcttgtcaaaacgaaaagtatagggcaacaccagcgtgttagtgtaaaaaattaatttttttacactaacatgctggtgtagaccccaatttcaccttttcataaggggtgcagggagaaaaagccccccaaaatttgttaggcaatttctcccgagtacggcgataccccatatgtgaccctaaactgttgccttgaaatacgacagggctccaaagtgagagagcgccgtgcgcatttgaggcctgaattagggatttgcataggggtggacataggggtattctatgccagtgtttcccaaacagggtgcctccagctgttgcaaaactcccagtatgcttggacagtcaacggctgtccggcaatactgggagttgttgttttgcaacagctggaggctccattttggaaacagtggcgtaccagacgtttttcatttttattggggaggggaggggggctgtgtaggggtatgtgtatatgtagtgttttttactttttattttattgtgtgttagtgtagtgtagtgtagtgtttttagggtacagtcatacgggcgggggattacagcgagtttgcagcctgatactcactgtaagcccctgcccatgtgaatgtaccctgtacattcacagggggggacctccagctgttgcaaaactacaactcccagcatgcacggtctatcagggcatgctggtagttatagttttgcaacagctggaggcacacgggttgggaaacactgagttaggaaacagacaatgtttcccaacgagtgtgccttcagttgttgcaaaaccacaactcgcagcatgccgagacagccgaagggcatattgggagcagctggaggagaacagtttggggacccctgtgtagtggtgtccaagctgtagccctccagatgttgcaaaactactactcccagtatgccaaaactgtccaggcatgctgggagctgtagttctgcaacatctgaagggccagatgttacagaactacaactcccacaatgcctggacagtaagggcatgctgaggatgtgtagttttgccacatctggaagggctccaaactgtggacctccagatgttgcaaaactgcaactcccagcatgcccagacaccaagggctggctgggcatgctgggagttgtagtatacagtgtcCCATTATagcaatgcatgttgctttacggcgacgtgtattgctgtaaagggcccgaccgcggctgaagaggaactcacctgtcgccgccgccgtctctgccgccgggatccgggtcttcagggacgaggtaagtaccggggccggtccccagcactcctccgtcccccgccgtgtcctccggtcttcctcccgtcctctccggacttccaggggccgggcagggggcgggaggaagtaaccgccccctccccctgcgattggtcggttagctaaccgatggatcgcaggggattggaggaggtgacaggcttgccacctcgctcctatactccagcatggtcctggctgtctgtgacaaccgggatcatgcaaaattacagggcggtcgggtcccagagacccgatcagcccggtatcgccgcagatcgcaggggcgatttccctagcgatttgcggcgatcgccgacatgggtggcctacatggcccccctcagcatttgccctggaagcatttcagcagacatccgcttccgatctctgcccggggcgcggcagagacccgAGAAacaccggtccttaaggggttaaggagataaGGATAGCAGTAGATATAGGGATGTGGTAGATATAAACCATGGAAATACTTGGCAGATGCAGAGACATAGGGAAAACTTTATTCTACATCACGGTTTATTTATGAGAATTTTTCCATTATACAGATAATAAAACTCAGGGTTTTGGCTTTTTTGGTCCCAGTAGATCAAAGAAATGTAACTACACTAAACAGCTCACGCTTAGGAATTGGAGTTTGCTGTATCTTTTGGTAAGGACCTTAAGTAGTCATGCCACATGCCAAGGTCCAAACCTGAGGGGGATGATTCCCGGAGACGGGCACCATGTTGGGGAGGAAACAAGTGAAGAAATTAAAGGGGCAGAGGAACGGGGATCAGAAACACAGGGATCAGAAATATATAGTCGTCACAGTCCTCAGGTCTCCCCTTATTTTCCTTTCTGTAAACTTGGCCCAGGTTGAGATGAGGGAGAAGACATTCTGGAGGAGCCATGGAATCATGGGAGCTACAATGTCCAGGAGCTGTGTGTGTGGACGACATCTTTGATTGCCCTTGTCTTAGCCATGTGGTTTCATTAACTTCTAGACATGTCTGAGTCTTTATTTTAACAAATGTTTCTTATAAACAGGACATGTAAAGCCTTCATGATATCCTTGTTCTTCaagctgtatataatggggttgaTCAGAGgggtacacacagtatacagcaggGAGAGGATCTTACTCATGGTCGGTGACTGACCTCTTGTTGGAACGACATAAACACTAAACAGAGTCCCGTAGAATATGGAGACCACAATGAGGTGggagctacaggtggagaaggctttcTGTCTGCCGGTGCTGGACGGGATCCTTAAGATGGTGACAATAATTTTAGCATATgaaaatattataattattatgggGAAGAAGATTAATGGAATGCTGAAAAAAGAGGTTTCTATCTGAACATTGAAGGTATCAGAACAGGAAAGTCCTAGTATAGGAacaaaatcacagaagaaatggTCAATGATGTTCGGTCCACAGAAGTTTAGCTTTAAtattgtgatgatggtgaaaaacaaaatgcaaaaagcCACCAACCAAGAGGTGACGACCAATCTCATACAGTATGGACGTGTCATGATAGAGGAGTAGCGGAGGGGGTTACAGATGGCCACATATCTGTCATAGGACATCACCGTGAGGAGGAAACATTCAGAAGCTTCTAAGGcaccaaaaaaataaagttgTGTCATACAACCAATAAAAGTAATATCGGCTCTATAATGTAACAGAGCATGGAGCATATTGGGAGCCACATTCGTGGACAGTAAGATGTCATTGATGGAGAGCTGTGAGATGAAGAAGTACATGGGGGTGCGGAGGTTCCTGCTGGAGGACACCAGGACAATGATCAGGAGGTTCATAAACATCGTAAAACAGTAAATCACAAGGAGCAGAGAGAAGATCAGAACTCTTATAATATGGCCAACCTGAAATCCTAAGAGGAAGAACTCTGTGACCACCGTCATATTGTTCTTCTCCAAGGACATTCTTACAATGGAGGAGGAACATGTGATGGTCCTGGAGAGAAAGAGTCCAGTCCAAACTATTCTTGTCCTCATCATCATTTACGGGGAGAAGACGGCCAGAGAACTAGAATGTCAGCAAACAAGAGAGGGATGGAAATAATATGGGGGCACCTGGACCTCCTACTCAAAATAGTCAGATGTGGTATCAAGAATAACATCTCAGAATCTCTGTCCTGTTCAGAGGAGTCTTGTGTTCAGTTCTTTATTCTCAGAATCTCTGTCCTGTTCAGAGGAGTCTTGTGTTCAGTTCTTTATTCTCAGAATCTCTGTCCTGTTCAGAGGAGTCTTGTGTTCAGTTCTTTATTCTCAGAATCTCTGTCCTGTTCAGAGGAGTCTTGTGTTCAGTTCTTTATTCTCAGAATCTCTGTCCTGTTCAGAGGAGTCTTGTGTTCAGTTCTTTATTCTCAGAATCTCTGTCCTGTTCAGAGGAGTCTTGTGTTCAGTTCTTTATTCTCAGAATCTCTGTCCTGTTCAGAGGAGTTCAGTTCTTTATTCTCAGAATCTCTGTCCTGCTCAGATTATCCTCAGGATTATCATGGATATGCTTCCAGGGTTGGGCTGGTAGATGTGATATTGTACGTGGTGTCAGACACATGAATGTGCCCTATACTGCTATAGAGCCAGAGGAGCCAATATTTATATCACACACTGAGAAGCTTCATCATCCGCTCTGTGGAGATTTGGGGCCCCTGGGCTCCTGtgtacatatgagattactatttTCAGCCTTTGAGTTTGCAAATTATCTTTTCTCTAAAAGGAATAAAAATATCTCATATTAGTATATACGAAGGTACAGCCTGGGTCATATGGCTGAGACATTCTGTACCCAGAACCAACGCCTACATTAATGCATTACATATCCTACAACCACGCTATACGATAAACATCAGGTGTCATGGAAAGAAGTCCGGGACAGTAAGGCTGTTTTATGTATTCTCAGCTGGGCATTTATTAGGTATCATCTGGGGTGGTGGTAGGCTGGTACCCAAAATAAATGACCTTTCCCAACTTGGTAGTACTAGGCTGCTGGTGCTTGGTTTTGTATCTGCCTGGTTTGGGAGTTGGCTAGTCTACAGGTCCTCTATAGCTTCTTATGAAGAGTGATCAGATGACACAGTGAGGTGAAGGCTTTTGGAGACactttattatagtattatattataagAAGGGCAGCAAAAATGTTGCTTCTCTACCAGAGAAACATCAGGGAAAGATGACAATCTACAGCAAGTACAAGTATTGGTTAACAGAAAGTACAAGGATTGggctgcaggaagtacaaggattggtctgtaGAAAATACTAGGATTGGTCTACAGggagtacaaggattggtctgtaggaagtacaaggattggtctacagggagtacaaggattggtctacagggagtacaaggattggtctgcagggagtacaaggattggtctgcaggaagtacaaggattggtctgcaggaagtacaaggattggtctgcagggagtacaaggattggtctgcaggaagtacaaggattggtctacagggagtacaaggattggtctgtaggaagtacaaggattggtctacagggagtacaaggattggtctacagggagtacaaggattggtctgcagggagtacaaggattggtctgcaggaagtacaaggattggtctgcaggaagtacaaggattggtctgcagggagtacaaggattggtctgcaggaagtacaaggattggtctgcaggaagtacaaggattggtctgcagggaGAACAAttattggtctgcaggaagtacaaggattggtctacAGGGAGTACAAGGAtttgtctgcaggaagtacatggATTGGTCTGCAGggagtacaaggattggtcttcaggaagtacaaggattgttctgcaggaagtacaaggattggtctgcaggaagtacaaggattggtctgcagggagtacaaggattggtctgcaggaagtacaaggattggtctacaggcagtacaaggattggtctgcaggaagaaaaggattggtctgcaggaagtacaaggattggtctgaaGGAAGTACatggattggtctgcaggaagtacaggatTGGTCTTCAGggagtacaaggattggtctgcaggaagaaaaggattggtctgcaggaagaaaaggattggtctgcaggaagtacaaggattggtctgcaggaagaaaaggattggtctgcaggaagaaaaggattggtctgcaggaagtacaaggattggtctgcatgaagtacaaggattggtctgcaggaagtacaaggattggtctgcaggaagtacaaggattggtctgcaggaagaaaaggattggtctgcaggaagtacaaggattgagctgcaggaagtacaaggattggtctgcaggaagtacaaggattggtctgcaggaagaaaaggattggtctgcaggaagtacaaggattgagctgcaggaagtacaaggattgggctgcaggaagtacaaggattggtctacAGGGAGTACAAGGATTGagctgcaggaagtacaaggattgggctgcaggaagtacaaggattgggctGTAGAAAATACTAGGATTGGGCTGTAGGAAGTACAgaattggtctgcaggaagtacaaggattgggctGTAGGAAATACAAGGATTGGgcggcaggaagtacaaggactggtctgcaggaagtacaaggattggtctgcaggaagtacaaagattggtctgcaggaagta
Proteins encoded in this window:
- the LOC130325648 gene encoding olfactory receptor 10A7-like, with protein sequence MTVVTEFFLLGFQVGHIIRVLIFSLLLVIYCFTMFMNLLIIVLVSSSRNLRTPMYFFISQLSINDILLSTNVAPNMLHALLHYRADITFIGCMTQLYFFGALEASECFLLTVMSYDRYVAICNPLRYSSIMTRPYCMRLVVTSWLVAFCILFFTIITILKLNFCGPNIIDHFFCDFVPILGLSCSDTFNVQIETSFFSIPLIFFPIIIIIFSYAKIIVTILRIPSSTGRQKAFSTCSSHLIVVSIFYGTLFSVYVVPTRGQSPTMSKILSLLYTVCTPLINPIIYSLKNKDIMKALHVLFIRNIC